The Plasmodium vivax chromosome 7, whole genome shotgun sequence DNA window tggggggggggccccTCAAGCAGTCGAGTCGTCCTCTCATGCCATTGGCGGTACCACtcagggggaggaagggaagaagctCCACTGTATAGGCAAGCCAGTGCATGTTACCATTCGAAGCAAATATATGAAGAGCAACCAAAGCGACAGCTGCATGAGAGTTGTCCTGAAAATGCTGCAACACCTGATGGACGTCCTCGAAGCACACGCATTCATGTTTCACACCGATTTGGATGCCAAGCTGATGAAGGTGAAGATACGCGAATTGCTCCTAACCAAGTACAACCACGAGGGGATGGTGGCCTACCACAAGGAGCTGCacgaagtggaagaagttAGGACCTTTTTCAAACGAAGAAATAAGCCGCGGAAAATACCCTACGAGTTGATGAACAATTATATcatctctctttttttttgcgatcATAAGGAAAGGAGTGTAGAACTGATGGAGCTGCTGAAGAGGGAGGTCTTCCTCAAGGTGAAGCGCCTCTCCAGCTACTACTCCTATGCGTTTTGCGGTGGCTCTCCCGGTTTGAGACCTTCACAGGGGGGGACGCTCTCCGCTAAGGGGAACAACGCCCGGAAGCGCAGCGCGGTCTCCCCGGGGAGCACGAAGAAGAGGTCGAAGCGGGGTGGCGGCGGGTCGCCCTGTGAGGAGGTtgccacagggggggggacacCCCGTGAAGATACCACTGCGGGTGGGGCGGCTCGAGAAGAAGTCACCGCCGAATGGGCCAAACAAAGGCGAAACCGCTCACACCTCACCGTGCGGCGAAACCGCTCACTCCTCACCGTGCGGCGAAACACACTGAAGCTGCACCACCTGGACGCCATGCTGCGGCACCACCGAGTTAGGGAGCTCAAGCTGGCCATGGTGAGTCACGGAGCGAAGCTTCCAAAGCACGTGTACCTAAAAAGGAGCAACCGAGAGAGGTACAGGCAAATGATTAACTATTTGAAGAGGATCTACCTGACCATCTCCTTTAACAGTGCCGTCTTGGCAGAGTACCTGGGCTATAAGGACTCCCCCATGCAGACCTACAAATTGTACTCAGAGGTGTACAGCACATACGAAGGTGCCTTCGTTAGGCTAGCAAATGTTTAcatacaaatgaaaaaattttctaaagCGAAGGAGGTGATAGATAGAGGGTTGCGATCAAATCCAGAGTCAGTTAATCTCCTACTGCAGAAGGCTTACATACACGTGGCTAGGAAGCACTACGACTATTGCATTTACGCCCTGGAGAAGCTAAAGAAAAGGGAACCCTTTCGAGAGGATGTCTTGGTTAACACGTATTTGGcgattataaaattttgtaaactgaaaagggggaaaaataaagaagaaaaaaatcagctAGTACACGAAATTTACTCCCTCATAAGTTCGCTAGGGAGAAGCAGGAACAACTTCTTCGTGTCTAGCCTCATATCAATTCTGCTCAGCGTTAATCACAAATATGAGATGTCAAGTGAAGCCTTCCAATTGTTAATAGACTCAAATGAGAAGCTGAGTTTTTACTGCCAGTCGGCGCTACGCAATTTTGTCCTTCACATGTTTAATCACCTGATGAGAACAAACCATgagatgaaaaataaattatttttaaaaaaactgaatctcttttttaatttaagttTAAAGAATGGCATAAATGATaagctcttcctcctctgctatgcaaattttttacatttaattgAAAAGTTTGAAGATGCCATTGCTCTGCTATACAGCGCCTACGTTAAGTGGGCGCACgacttcaccattttgaataCCCTCATCATTTGCATCGATTCCTTCGTTTCCAAGTACCTCAGCTCCGATTACGTGGAGCTGACGGACATTTTGCTCATGGGGGACCTGATCAGCTTCTCCTTCCGCGCCATCCACACCCTGCTGCGCTTCAAGCGCGTCGCCACCTCGGCGGAGCTCCTCGCCTCGGGTGAGTGGCGGTTGGCCGATTGGCCGTTGAGCCGATGGGCGGTTTAGCCGATTGGCCAATTTTGCACTCCCATGTTTTCCACTTCACCACCgcatttctcccccccccgcagacgAACAACACAACTACTACAAAGAAGGAGAGCTCATCGTcgaaatgaggaggaaggacGTCGAGCATCTGGCCAGCAGGAAGTACCTAATCAACACGTTCAGAAAGTTcgaggagaaaataaagcCCTACATTGAGAGCAGCGTGCCCAGCATGGTCAGGCAGAAAAAACTCTACaatcagaaaaaaataaatttgcagaagaaaatttatgaagacaaaaagaggaagaaaaatttggaaatgaaaaagctgAAGAGTCAGGAGAGCCTGCATGAGGAACTGCTCAGAGATGTTAGCGAACTGACGTACCACATGGCCGAACGGGGCGCCGCGCAGGCAGAGGGGGAAGCTCAgccgcagcagcagcagcagcaggaggagaggaaggaggagaaTGACCAAGTGGGGGACGACGAAAAGGAGGATGATgacgacgaagaggaggagttTTCCTTTAATAGGGGAAGCGCCAACCCGAATCAGGCAACtgacgaggaggagcagcaaaaggaggagggggaggaggaaaacatCTCCGACGGTGACCCGCAGTACCTGGACGCCTCGTCCAGCAGCTCGGATCTCTtcgaggagaagaagcccaaaaagaggaaaaaggtGATAGACTAATCTaacccgttcaggcgaagagggaggagcggcgcggtggggaaaattaaaacggCAGCCATTAGGATGTGCAAGTTATCAGGTTAATGTTAAATGTTCGATGGGGAGGAAGTACGCACGGGGTGCTTTCCTTACgtgttaacaaaaaaaagaagaaatgggaacgaaatgggaacgaaatgggaacgaaatgggaacgaaatgggaacgaaatgggaacgaaatgggaacgaaatgggaacgaaatgggaacgaaatgggaacgaaatgggaacgaaatgggaacgaaatgggaacgaaatgggaacgaaatgggaacgaaatgggaacgaaatgggaacgaaatgggaacgaaatgggaacgaaatgggaacaaaatgcgaacaaaatgggaacaacGTGGGGGGAAGGCCAACTGGGATGGACGATTGGGGAAGGAGGCGCGCCCACCCAACCCCCGGCGCGCGAGAAAGGGGTAAAACGAAATTACAAACTGACGTGAGGTCGTATTTGCCAAGGTGGGTCGTGCAAAAGAGGGGCAATGGTAAAGAAGCCGAGCTGAGGAGGGCAAATCCATTTCACCCCAAAGCTGCAATGACGTCTATCCTATCGAATGATGGTCGATGCCCACCCCCTACACAACCCCATCGTACACAAACAAGCTTAACTGCAACTCGTCGTTCTTCACGTCCAGCTCGTCAAACTTACAGAAGTTGTAGCAGCTCTGGTAGTATTCTCTCGAAAGGTATTGGAATGGCCCCCTGGTGACTCCGCCAAGGGAGAGGCAGATGTACTCCTCCAGCAGGGAGTAGTTTTCCAGTTGCTTCAGGCCGACGCTTACGTAGCTGCGatgcggaaaaaaaggaagcggcaGAAGAGATGTAAGCGGTTGGTAGGTAGGTATGTAGCTATGTACGCACGCATGTGTGTACACGTAGCTGTGGGGAAAGCGCCACAGGGGTTAAGGTACATGCCGGGGAAACAGAACGATCGCCCAGCGCTACAGACAGGATGGGATCACTCAAGGACACACACTCTAAGCAGAATAGTAATCGCACAAAACTCCGATTAACTTTCCGCAGAGGAACGCTGCAAACGCCCCCTCGAGAGAAAGTTACCCCTTCTTGGCGGACTTGTGACCATCTAGCCAAAGCTTCAACTTGAACGACTTCTTGCCGGCGAAGGAAAAGGCGGAGGTCGTCAGGGGGATGTTCCCCATTTCGCGGAACCTCCAAAACAGTTTctaaagagagaaaaaagggagagaggGAGGAAGAGCCATTTGTGTACGTGCGTTCGCGTAATTGCATCTGTGTGGCGGTAAAGGTGAGGGGAGTGACGCGCACGCGGTCAATTTGGTGCTGCCTTTTGGGGGACACGCCTGGGGATAAGCGCTCCCATGCGGCCTCGTCTCACGGCGTTGCCACCTCGCCGCACGCCTACCTCCTGCACATTTCGAATGGTCCACACCACCCTGTAATTGTGTATGTGCATCGAGTCGACCTTGTTAATGTTGCTGACGGTGAAGGCGTCCGTGGCCTTTTTCTTCAGGGCGTAATTCTGGTCAATGTTCATATAGAGGTACCTGTTGTTATTCATATCTATGTAGAACTCCAGATAGtgtttcattttcttcctttcatcTGCAATCCTCTCGTACGTCCCCACGACATCCTCCGTCTTCACACACTCGTATTCTGTTTGagtctccattttgtttttgtactTATACATGTAGtagtaaattaaatttagaaccttttctttattatacTTTTCCACGTGGTCAATTTGAAAGAAATTGTAAAAGTTGTAGAAATTGAAGAGGGGCTTATTGACGAAAACGTTTTTTAGGGTGTCTTTCTGGAGGatgtatttttcccccagCTGTTTGTTCTGGACATATTCGTGCACGTCATCTACGGacactttttttctgtaGGTGAAAACCTTTCTGTTGTACTTCCCTATGTGCATGTtcttttttagctttttcaatttttttttttttttcctccccgcgGCGGGGGCAGTTGCTTCGCCGTGTTGGTTATGCTGCCCAGGTTGCTCATCATCTTGCCCACCATCTTTCCCACCATCTTGACCACCATCTTGACCACCATCTTGCCCGTGAGTGGGGTCAACCCGTTCGGGGGACTCCTCCCCTTGAATGTCATCCACGTAGGTGCGCAGCTCGGCTTctccttcatcttcttctttttggtgCCCCTCGGGGGGtgcagcggagggggggtCCGCCTGGTCGCCGTCACTCCCTTGGCTGACGCGGCTAACACTGCTAACACTGCTAACACTGCTAACACCGCTCATCCCACCGCTCATCCCACCGCTCATCCCACCGCTCAACCCATCGCGCCTCACACCACTCATCTCATCCTCAACGTAGTCGAACACCGAGTACTTCTCCCTGTCCGCAAAAACATCCTCCTCGGTGCCctcgtttttcctcttcatcttgTAAAACTTGAGCAGCCTCCTTCTCATTAACTTTttgtttactttttttttcccccccttttggcccTTCTCACCAGCTTCGCCATCACcgtctgccttttttttctttttttttttcttcttctttctctttcgcACATGGCTGGGAATGCTCCTTATCATGGACTGATCCTTTTGCTTTCTAAAAATCAGACTGAGTTGAAATTTTGTATCTTTTCCCTTCACAAAGGTTTTACTAGACGTTTGCTTGTACTGCCTCTTTTTAAACGCGCTAGGTATGTAGCAGCTCCCGTTGGTGTTTTCCACACTGGGGCTAAAGCAAAAGTGGCGTATGAAACATTTTAGGTAAATtaggaggaaaagggaggagaGGTGTTTCCTCAAAtccatttattaattttgttttcttttgtttttccgcCCCCCCCTATGATAAGGTGATCCTCTTCACATTATGGCTGccgccgctgctgctgccgctgctgctgccgctgctgctgccgctgccgctactgctgctgcttctgcgTGGCCCCCTCCCTTTGGAAGATGTTTCcaaacattttttgcaatttacGTTTTTTCAAGCAAATGTGTTCCACTACGTGGTTACCATGTACAATTACATACGTATAAGGCGTACCACTTACGTGTgcattttatgtaaaagGGATGCAGCACGAGGAGAGAGCCACATGGGGTTATGAAATTGgaagccaaaaaaagaaaaaaaaaaaggtatgcATTTAAAACGACATTAATTgaacagtaaaaaaaaaaaggggaaaaaaaaaaagcgcaaaaagcTGGGTAGCGCAATGCAGGGAAACGCGCTACACCGCAACGATCAGCAAACAATGCGACCGGATTGGATTGAGGCAAACACACTGGTGTGGGACGTGACCAAAAGGTAGGTGACGCATTTACAAGTACATTTTCTTCCTGTTAACCTTCATATCTGGGCGCAGCACAAACTCGTACATTTTCTCCTTATCGTTAATCAGCCCATCCTGTTAAGGTCATCCGAGAGAggtgaggggaaaaagaatgGAGCAGGTGTGAAGATGAAGATACGTGTAACGTGtaggccaaaaaaatgtaaagccGCAATGGGGAAAGAAGTACAACGCAACGAGCCAGAGTGTGTGCAGCGGatgggccaaaaaa harbors:
- a CDS encoding hypothetical protein, conserved (encoded by transcript PVX_099505A); this encodes MDLRKHLSSLFLLIYLKCFIRHFCFSPSVENTNGSCYIPSAFKKRQYKQTSSKTFVKGKDTKFQLSLIFRKQKDQSMIRSIPSHVRKRKKKKKKKKKKADGDGEAGEKGQKGGKKKVNKKLMRRRLLKFYKMKRKNEGTEEDVFADREKYSVFDYVEDEMSGVRRDGLSGGMSGGMSGGMSGVSSVSSVSSVSRVSQGSDGDQADPPSAAPPEGHQKEEDEGEAELRTYVDDIQGEESPERVDPTHGQDGGQDGGQDGGKDGGQDDEQPGQHNQHGEATAPAAGRKKKKKLKKLKKNMHIGKYNRKVFTYRKKVSVDDVHEYVQNKQLGEKYILQKDTLKNVFVNKPLFNFYNFYNFFQIDHVEKYNKEKVLNLIYYYMYKYKNKMETQTEYECVKTEDVVGTYERIADERKKMKHYLEFYIDMNNNRYLYMNIDQNYALKKKATDAFTVSNINKVDSMHIHNYRVVWTIRNVQEKLFWRFREMGNIPLTTSAFSFAGKKSFKLKLWLDGHKSAKKGYVSVGLKQLENYSLLEEYICLSLGGVTRGPFQYLSREYYQSCYNFCKFDELDVKNDELQLSLFVYDGVV
- a CDS encoding hypothetical protein, conserved (encoded by transcript PVX_099500A) produces the protein MIYLHGKNRPIGIKEEDVNDENYLLIKNILKEEHVHVHSWIEVSLVYYKKKYYKLFLDLTKEGEIFYLSENEDILGKKKKTEGGERDASKDGSNFCTLLLLYHLEKIINAKNVSKEDELKIKLENLINQIERRSDALQRGAPSGMASSMASGELSGIASDPPNPKEGSSPWAAYTFLSPHLAKGIYNVSMFLYLLNKYDRRSGANYFARPRDGDGGDGDGDGDDDDDTDRYHDEGKHSAGEKLKGEYVNPMNYLMESISIFTLLVKKNRYDFVASIYLALSLCLAYKLELCVEFSSHVLVRVINLESFLRATVFTYRGGLNPVKEEPSNTEKGGSTWLSKFMSREKGKSDSSDRRGDKSPHFGGGDHTGGREEHLYKCIRVKNLLTTLRRLKGIIKYIIGICYVKKKEWGMASFCLTEAIKLGNSQAYLANGWLLLMNYLGKISLCNDFVKEGTHWGVANGGLLKMKEQQFTPVESLPLPPGWDKGDLRKVPIKGIINLTLLRYYDYLRRGVGKYSKGMESILTGGSLLTGGGCSHHIDKNDIYEHDESIEMANSESGYLKRNPEQRGHMHVHLCERMICLYLDLCEIWLMQGDAKSVAFLKMMKEQIHFSYVNKKCLSKYYFLIGMYHHHIVRNTRRALKYYHKSMQIYGNHVSRYYHTICLIHLKKYSKAKRSILFFFQKCKNAYSVKLYVFFFLHTANLFLNFNLLCEDSTGALPHGGGAPQAVESSSHAIGGTTQGEEGKKLHCIGKPVHVTIRSKYMKSNQSDSCMRVVLKMLQHLMDVLEAHAFMFHTDLDAKLMKVKIRELLLTKYNHEGMVAYHKELHEVEEVRTFFKRRNKPRKIPYELMNNYIISLFFCDHKERSVELMELLKREVFLKVKRLSSYYSYAFCGGSPGLRPSQGGTLSAKGNNARKRSAVSPGSTKKRSKRGGGGSPCEEVATGGGTPREDTTAGGAAREEVTAEWAKQRRNRSHLTVRRNRSLLTVRRNTLKLHHLDAMLRHHRVRELKLAMVSHGAKLPKHVYLKRSNRERYRQMINYLKRIYLTISFNSAVLAEYLGYKDSPMQTYKLYSEVYSTYEGAFVRLANVYIQMKKFSKAKEVIDRGLRSNPESVNLLLQKAYIHVARKHYDYCIYALEKLKKREPFREDVLVNTYLAIIKFCKLKRGKNKEEKNQLVHEIYSLISSLGRSRNNFFVSSLISILLSVNHKYEMSSEAFQLLIDSNEKLSFYCQSALRNFVLHMFNHLMRTNHEMKNKLFLKKLNLFFNLSLKNGINDKLFLLCYANFLHLIEKFEDAIALLYSAYVKWAHDFTILNTLIICIDSFVSKYLSSDYVELTDILLMGDLISFSFRAIHTLLRFKRVATSAELLASDEQHNYYKEGELIVEMRRKDVEHLASRKYLINTFRKFEEKIKPYIESSVPSMVRQKKLYNQKKINLQKKIYEDKKRKKNLEMKKLKSQESLHEELLRDVSELTYHMAERGAAQAEGEAQPQQQQQQEERKEENDQVGDDEKEDDDDEEEEFSFNRGSANPNQATDEEEQQKEEGEEENISDGDPQYLDASSSSSDLFEEKKPKKRKKVID